A genomic region of Caenorhabditis elegans chromosome V contains the following coding sequences:
- the ZK228.10 gene encoding DUF4806 domain-containing protein (Partially confirmed by transcript evidence) — protein MELEAYTDCRSVSNFFNNNAIDNRKAYLFSNCSVNISQVAELNLDSLDLSLDEYESLVLKMIAGHQAEIKKLQKKLADVRTKKMHMLIVMSNKYKEQIDNY, from the exons ATGGAGCTCGAAGCTTATACAGATTGTCGTAGTGTTTCAAACTTCTTCAACAATAACGCCATCGACAATCGAAAA gcttatttattttccaattgttcTGTTAACATTTCACAAGTGGCTGAATTGAATCTCGATTCTCTCGACTTATCATTAGACGAATATGAATCacttgttttgaaaatgattgcCGGCCATCAAGCggagatcaaaaaattgcaaaaaaagttggcGGACGTCCGGacgaaaaaaatgcacatGCTTATCGTCATGAGCAATAAATATAAAGAGCAAATtgataattattga
- the ZK228.3 gene encoding YitH/HolE acetyltransferase (GNAT) domain-containing protein (Confirmed by transcript evidence): protein MELVINPPQQVFDQLINLSGELNGWAHQPYDYRFYSENFDEYWFIAVVDKEKKPHENFVAGGCLARWDAENEASLYSIGLYYCKEEYRGKGHGLPVFKAMMGIVGDGNCVLTAAVDMSEKYATTFGFKEMLPFWHMEAEIEPGKMRISADLTEKYVTKDWKEVGEAQLEAYDLTICTRNRKKLMRNWFQQDQVYTRIAFDSNQKIVGYCTIRVVNLNRLCAAPFYAENVEVAEVLMADMMKSIPDFASFEKLIFWYPDVNKDVERLLQKLLPSDGYHIKKDFRTQFTKNVIKARDGVVYSVACSTHQFV, encoded by the exons ATGGAATTAGTAATAAACCCACCGCAACAAGTTTTCGACCAACTTATCAACTTATCTGGGGAGCTCAATGGCTGGGCTCATCAACCAtatgattatcgattttattcggaaaattttgatgaatattGGTTTATTGCAGTTGTTGATAAGGAGAAAA aaccccATGAAAACTTTGTTGCTGGCGGGTGTTTGGCACGGTGGGATGCTGAAAATGAGGCTTCACTCTACTCAATTGGTCTGTATTACTGTAAGGAAGAATATCGTGGGAAAGGACACggattgccggttttcaaggCGATGATGGGTATTGTGGGGGACGGAAATTGCGTTCTGACAGCTG CAGTGGACATGTCTGAAAAGTACGCCACCACTTTTGGATTCAAGGAAATGCTCCCGTTTTGGCATATGGAAGCAGAAATTGAGCcgggaaaaatgagaatttcagCGGATTTGACGGAGAAATATGTTACAAAG GACTGGAAAGAGGTGGGTGAAGCTCAGCTAGAAGCCTATGACCTAACAATTTGCACCCGAAATCGCAAGAAACTCATGAGAAACTGGTTTCAACAGGATCAGGTTTATACTAGA ATCGCATTTGACAGCAACCAGAAAAttgtgggttactgtactatCCGAGTGGTCAACCTAAACCGGCTTTGCGCTGCACCGTTTTATGCTGAAAATGTGGAAGTTGCGGAGGTTTTAATGGCGGATATGATGAAAAGTATTCCGGATTTTGCAAGTTTTGAGAAGTTGATTTTCTGGTACCCGGATGTTAATAAAGATGTGGAGAG attGCTCCAAAAGTTGCTCCCAAGTGATGGATATCatataaaaaaagatttccgTACCCAATTTACGAAAAATGTGATCAAAGCCCGAGATGGGGTGGTGTACTCCGTTGCCTGTTCTACACatcaatttgtttga
- the ZK228.4 gene encoding N-acetyltransferase domain-containing protein (Confirmed by transcript evidence), whose product MELVINPPQQVFDQLIDLAAETNGWAHQAYDYRFYSTKEFNNLVAGVSLARWDAKNDGPLYSIGLYYCKEEYRGKGYGKQVFDAIMDIVGDDTCALFSAVNMSKKYSEVFGFDNLSPYWIMEAKIDPSKFKIPKNLDSDVIVKDWKEVDEAQLEAYDLTICSRNRKKIMRNWFQQDEVYTRVAIDSNQKIVGYCTIRVVNLNRIRASPFYAENGEIAAKLLAETVKIIPNFEKFDQLKFYYPSVNKEMESLLPKFLPADGYTVKENNRVQFTKNFIKSRDEAVYSVSCTTHQYI is encoded by the exons ATGGAGTTAGTGATAAACCCACCGCAACAAGTTTTCGACCAGCTCATCGACTTGGCCGCAGAAACTAACGGCTGGGCTCATCAAGCGtatgattatcgattttattctACGA aagaatttaACAACTTGGTAGCAGGAGTTTCCCTGGCCCGCTGGGACGCTAAAAATGACGGACCCCTCTACTCAATTGGCCTCTACTACTGTAAGGAGGAATATCGTGGAAAAGGCTATGGAAAGCAGGTTTTTGATGCAATTATGGATATTGTTGGCGATGATACTTGTGCATTGTTCtctg CAGTTAATATGTCGAAAAAGTACTCGGAAGTGTTCGGTTTTGATAACTTGTCTCCTTATTGGATAATGGAAGCTAAAATAGACCCATCTaagttcaaaattccaaaaaatttggattctgACGTCATTGTAAAG GACTGGAAAGAGGTGGATGAAGCTCAGCTAGAAGCCTATGACCTGACAATTTGCTCCCGAAACcgcaaaaaaatcatgagaaATTGGTTTCAGCAGGATGAGGTTTATACCAGG gtagcAATAGACAGTAACCAGAAAATTGTTGGTTACTGTACCATCCGAGTCGTCAACCTGAATCGCATCCGGGCTTCACCGTTTTAcgctgaaaatggagaaattgcAGCCAAATTGCTGGctgaaactgtgaaaattattccgaattttgaaaaattcgatcaGCTCAAGTTTTACTACCCATCGGTTAATAAGGAAATGGAGAg TTTGCTCCCAAAATTCCTGCCAGCCGACGGGTACACTGTTAAGGAGAACAATCGGGTGCAGTTCACCAAGAATTTCATCAAATCCCGGGATGAAGCTGTGTATTCCGTGTCTTGCACTACCCAtcaatatatttga
- the ZK228.4 gene encoding N-acetyltransferase domain-containing protein (Confirmed by transcript evidence) has product MELVINPPQQVFDQLIDLAAETNGWAHQAYDYRFYSTSYDGYWFVTVIDKEKEEFNNLVAGVSLARWDAKNDGPLYSIGLYYCKEEYRGKGYGKQVFDAIMDIVGDDTCALFSAVNMSKKYSEVFGFDNLSPYWIMEAKIDPSKFKIPKNLDSDVIVKDWKEVDEAQLEAYDLTICSRNRKKIMRNWFQQDEVYTRVAIDSNQKIVGYCTIRVVNLNRIRASPFYAENGEIAAKLLAETVKIIPNFEKFDQLKFYYPSVNKEMESLLPKFLPADGYTVKENNRVQFTKNFIKSRDEAVYSVSCTTHQYI; this is encoded by the exons ATGGAGTTAGTGATAAACCCACCGCAACAAGTTTTCGACCAGCTCATCGACTTGGCCGCAGAAACTAACGGCTGGGCTCATCAAGCGtatgattatcgattttattctACGAGTTATGATGGATATTGGTTTGTTACGGTTATTGATAAAGAAAAGG aagaatttaACAACTTGGTAGCAGGAGTTTCCCTGGCCCGCTGGGACGCTAAAAATGACGGACCCCTCTACTCAATTGGCCTCTACTACTGTAAGGAGGAATATCGTGGAAAAGGCTATGGAAAGCAGGTTTTTGATGCAATTATGGATATTGTTGGCGATGATACTTGTGCATTGTTCtctg CAGTTAATATGTCGAAAAAGTACTCGGAAGTGTTCGGTTTTGATAACTTGTCTCCTTATTGGATAATGGAAGCTAAAATAGACCCATCTaagttcaaaattccaaaaaatttggattctgACGTCATTGTAAAG GACTGGAAAGAGGTGGATGAAGCTCAGCTAGAAGCCTATGACCTGACAATTTGCTCCCGAAACcgcaaaaaaatcatgagaaATTGGTTTCAGCAGGATGAGGTTTATACCAGG gtagcAATAGACAGTAACCAGAAAATTGTTGGTTACTGTACCATCCGAGTCGTCAACCTGAATCGCATCCGGGCTTCACCGTTTTAcgctgaaaatggagaaattgcAGCCAAATTGCTGGctgaaactgtgaaaattattccgaattttgaaaaattcgatcaGCTCAAGTTTTACTACCCATCGGTTAATAAGGAAATGGAGAg TTTGCTCCCAAAATTCCTGCCAGCCGACGGGTACACTGTTAAGGAGAACAATCGGGTGCAGTTCACCAAGAATTTCATCAAATCCCGGGATGAAGCTGTGTATTCCGTGTCTTGCACTACCCAtcaatatatttga
- the ZK228.4 gene encoding YitH/HolE acetyltransferase (GNAT) domain-containing protein (Confirmed by transcript evidence), translated as MIIDFILRVMMDIEEFNNLVAGVSLARWDAKNDGPLYSIGLYYCKEEYRGKGYGKQVFDAIMDIVGDDTCALFSAVNMSKKYSEVFGFDNLSPYWIMEAKIDPSKFKIPKNLDSDVIVKDWKEVDEAQLEAYDLTICSRNRKKIMRNWFQQDEVYTRVAIDSNQKIVGYCTIRVVNLNRIRASPFYAENGEIAAKLLAETVKIIPNFEKFDQLKFYYPSVNKEMESLLPKFLPADGYTVKENNRVQFTKNFIKSRDEAVYSVSCTTHQYI; from the exons atgattatcgattttattctACGAGTTATGATGGATATTG aagaatttaACAACTTGGTAGCAGGAGTTTCCCTGGCCCGCTGGGACGCTAAAAATGACGGACCCCTCTACTCAATTGGCCTCTACTACTGTAAGGAGGAATATCGTGGAAAAGGCTATGGAAAGCAGGTTTTTGATGCAATTATGGATATTGTTGGCGATGATACTTGTGCATTGTTCtctg CAGTTAATATGTCGAAAAAGTACTCGGAAGTGTTCGGTTTTGATAACTTGTCTCCTTATTGGATAATGGAAGCTAAAATAGACCCATCTaagttcaaaattccaaaaaatttggattctgACGTCATTGTAAAG GACTGGAAAGAGGTGGATGAAGCTCAGCTAGAAGCCTATGACCTGACAATTTGCTCCCGAAACcgcaaaaaaatcatgagaaATTGGTTTCAGCAGGATGAGGTTTATACCAGG gtagcAATAGACAGTAACCAGAAAATTGTTGGTTACTGTACCATCCGAGTCGTCAACCTGAATCGCATCCGGGCTTCACCGTTTTAcgctgaaaatggagaaattgcAGCCAAATTGCTGGctgaaactgtgaaaattattccgaattttgaaaaattcgatcaGCTCAAGTTTTACTACCCATCGGTTAATAAGGAAATGGAGAg TTTGCTCCCAAAATTCCTGCCAGCCGACGGGTACACTGTTAAGGAGAACAATCGGGTGCAGTTCACCAAGAATTTCATCAAATCCCGGGATGAAGCTGTGTATTCCGTGTCTTGCACTACCCAtcaatatatttga